Proteins from a genomic interval of Pirellulales bacterium:
- a CDS encoding DUF1592 domain-containing protein: MTFWLRATVALCIAWLTTGDSVQGQEAFFAERLQPFLQKYCIDCHSGEAPEADLAFDIIKDESAIAGNRERWSHVVEYLEAGIMPPDDQPQPTLDEVASINAWIGTRLANLGGSGVRDPGRVTIRRLNRIEYNNTVRDLVGVDFQPADDFPSDDVGYGFDNIGDVLSLPPILLEKYLAAADKIAARAIVDPWPPKPEIRKFAEGQLISGQRGRKGVASGRLEKEGDVYVEREFLAEADYIIRCRAHAEQAGDEPARMALRLDGKDLATFEVLAVAGSPGLYEARTHIATGKRRIAAAFLNNFVDPENPDETRRDRNLIVESLEIDGPHGEVLAPPSHRQLIVRTPAGDEEACAEEILTRFASRAYRRPVAAEEVDRLMELVRLARDSGDSFERAIRLAVQAALVSPHFLFRVELDADTSDEALVQQIDNHQLAARLSYFLWSSMPDEELFRLAEQGGLSNDEVLAAQVRRMIADPRSQQLVENFAGQWLQIRNLSIASPDRKRFKGFDEFLRTAMRKETELFFASVMREDRSIVDLLDADYTFLNERLAKHYGIEGIEGDEFRRVQLTDRRRGGVLTQASVLMVTSNPTRTSPVKRGKWIMEQILGTPPPPPPPGVQELEQVKLEGTLRQKMEQHRANASCAVCHARMDPLGFAFENFDAIGAWRDQDEDHPIDPSGVLPGGKTFSGATELRALLAARPELFARSLVRKMLTYALGRGLEAYDTQTVADIAERLKSQDYKFSALVLEIVRSQPFQMRRARGAE, encoded by the coding sequence ATGACCTTTTGGCTCCGTGCGACGGTGGCGTTGTGTATCGCATGGCTCACGACCGGAGATTCGGTTCAGGGGCAGGAGGCATTCTTTGCCGAGCGGCTGCAGCCGTTTCTGCAAAAGTACTGCATTGACTGCCACAGCGGCGAAGCCCCCGAGGCGGACCTGGCATTCGACATCATCAAGGACGAAAGCGCGATCGCCGGCAACCGCGAGCGCTGGTCCCACGTGGTCGAGTATCTCGAGGCGGGCATCATGCCTCCGGACGACCAGCCGCAGCCAACCTTGGACGAAGTGGCCAGCATCAATGCCTGGATCGGTACTCGACTGGCCAATCTCGGCGGCAGCGGCGTGCGCGATCCCGGCCGAGTGACCATCCGCCGTCTGAATCGCATCGAATACAACAACACGGTGCGCGACCTGGTCGGCGTCGACTTTCAGCCTGCCGACGATTTCCCGTCAGATGACGTGGGGTACGGCTTCGACAACATTGGCGACGTGCTCTCGCTACCGCCGATCCTGCTGGAAAAGTACCTGGCGGCGGCAGATAAGATCGCGGCCCGGGCCATTGTCGACCCATGGCCGCCAAAGCCCGAGATTCGCAAGTTCGCCGAAGGTCAATTGATCTCCGGTCAGCGCGGTCGTAAAGGCGTGGCCAGCGGCCGCTTGGAAAAAGAAGGAGATGTCTACGTCGAGCGCGAGTTCCTGGCCGAAGCGGATTACATCATTCGCTGCCGCGCCCATGCCGAGCAGGCCGGCGATGAGCCGGCGCGCATGGCGCTGCGGCTCGATGGCAAGGACCTGGCGACTTTTGAGGTTTTGGCGGTGGCCGGCAGCCCCGGCCTGTACGAGGCGCGAACACATATCGCGACCGGCAAGCGACGCATCGCGGCCGCCTTTTTGAACAACTTCGTCGATCCCGAGAACCCCGACGAAACGCGTCGCGATCGCAACCTGATCGTCGAATCATTGGAAATCGACGGTCCCCATGGCGAGGTACTTGCACCGCCGTCCCATCGGCAATTGATCGTCCGCACACCGGCCGGCGATGAAGAAGCTTGTGCCGAGGAGATCCTTACGCGGTTTGCCTCGCGCGCGTATCGCCGCCCGGTCGCCGCCGAGGAAGTCGACCGATTGATGGAACTGGTGCGGCTGGCGCGCGACAGCGGCGACTCGTTCGAGCGGGCCATCCGCCTGGCAGTGCAGGCGGCGCTCGTGTCGCCTCATTTCCTGTTTCGCGTCGAACTCGATGCCGATACCAGTGATGAGGCCCTGGTGCAGCAGATCGACAATCACCAGTTGGCCGCGCGGCTTTCGTATTTCTTGTGGAGCAGCATGCCGGACGAAGAATTGTTCCGGCTGGCCGAGCAAGGAGGGCTCTCGAACGACGAAGTGCTGGCCGCGCAGGTGCGGCGGATGATTGCCGATCCGCGCTCGCAACAGCTTGTTGAGAATTTTGCCGGACAGTGGCTGCAGATCCGCAACCTGAGCATCGCCTCGCCCGACCGCAAGCGCTTCAAGGGGTTCGACGAGTTCTTGCGAACGGCGATGCGCAAGGAAACCGAGTTGTTCTTCGCGTCGGTGATGCGCGAGGATCGCAGCATCGTCGATTTGCTCGACGCCGACTACACGTTCTTGAACGAACGGCTGGCGAAACACTACGGCATCGAAGGGATCGAAGGAGATGAGTTCCGGCGGGTGCAATTGACCGACCGTCGACGCGGCGGCGTGCTGACGCAGGCCAGCGTGCTGATGGTGACCTCGAATCCCACGCGCACTTCGCCGGTGAAGCGCGGCAAGTGGATCATGGAACAGATTCTTGGCACACCGCCGCCACCGCCGCCCCCCGGCGTGCAAGAACTGGAGCAGGTAAAGCTCGAAGGGACACTGCGGCAGAAGATGGAGCAGCATCGGGCGAACGCCTCTTGCGCCGTGTGCCACGCGCGCATGGACCCGTTGGGCTTTGCCTTCGAAAACTTCGACGCCATCGGTGCCTGGCGCGATCAGGACGAGGATCATCCGATCGATCCGTCGGGGGTTCTGCCGGGCGGGAAAACTTTTTCGGGGGCAACGGAATTGCGGGCTTTGCTCGCGGCACGTCCCGAATTGTTCGCTCGCAGCCTGGTGCGGAAAATGCTAACCTACGCCCTAGGGCGCGGACTGGAAGCTTATGATACCCAGACCGTGGCCGATATCGCCGAGCGGCTGAAATCGCAGGACTACAAGTTCTCAGCCTTGGTGCTGGAAATCGTTCGCAGCCAACCGTTTCAAATGCGACGCGCGCGAGGAGCCGAATGA
- a CDS encoding response regulator produces the protein MAKVIVVDDELGYRVSLEFFLRRAGHEVVAVGTPKLAIEQAEGFRPEVLVVDWLLGEKKTGADLVSELRTRLPHLQVVVMSGLGTQIVRGQAEALRIFCMVDKPFEPNTLLEAVNAAVAGLASATGPIRA, from the coding sequence GTGGCGAAGGTAATCGTGGTCGACGACGAACTTGGCTACCGGGTAAGTTTGGAATTCTTTCTGCGCCGTGCCGGGCACGAAGTTGTTGCCGTCGGGACACCGAAGTTGGCCATCGAGCAGGCTGAGGGATTTCGGCCTGAAGTCCTGGTCGTCGATTGGCTGCTTGGCGAAAAAAAGACCGGCGCCGACCTGGTGTCCGAACTGCGAACTCGACTACCCCACTTACAGGTAGTTGTCATGAGCGGGCTGGGCACGCAAATAGTACGCGGCCAGGCCGAAGCGTTGCGGATTTTTTGCATGGTCGACAAGCCATTCGAGCCCAACACGCTGCTCGAGGCCGTTAATGCCGCGGTGGCCGGGCTGGCATCGGCTACGGGTCCGATTCGCGCCTAG
- the sthA gene encoding Si-specific NAD(P)(+) transhydrogenase: MSKLHFDVVVIGSGPGGEGAAMQAVKHGKHVALVEQFDRVGGGCTHWGTIPSKALRYAIFQMTEANRNPLFRDSGVSCHFSVAELRRSAKRVIEQQVEMRTSFYERNHVPIFVGRAQFADAHTVEVCDGTGSKQRLTANAFVVATGSRPYRPPDVDFGHPRIFDSDTILDLDFTPQSMTIYGAGVVGCEYTSMFRNLGIKINLINTRSKLLEFLDDEIIDAMAYHMRDLGVLIRHDEQYERVEPRDDGVVLHLKSGKQLKTDILLWANGRTGQAAEMGLEEIGIQPNQRGQLEVNGNFQTAVPNIYAVGDVIGFPSLASAAYVQGRFASTHIITGRSECALIRDIPTGIYTSPEISSIGRTERELTTDKVPYEIGHSLFKHLARAQITGRQVGMLKILFHRETLQILGVHCFGSSASEIIHIGQAIMAQPGEANSLLYFINTTFNYPTMAEAYRVAALNGYNRLF, translated from the coding sequence ATGAGCAAGCTCCATTTCGACGTGGTAGTGATCGGCAGCGGCCCCGGCGGCGAAGGGGCCGCGATGCAGGCCGTGAAGCATGGCAAGCACGTGGCCCTGGTCGAGCAGTTCGATCGCGTCGGCGGCGGCTGCACCCACTGGGGAACGATTCCCAGTAAGGCCCTGCGGTACGCCATTTTTCAAATGACCGAGGCGAACCGGAACCCGCTATTTCGCGACTCGGGCGTTTCGTGCCATTTCTCCGTGGCCGAACTGCGCCGTTCGGCAAAACGGGTGATCGAGCAGCAGGTCGAGATGCGGACCAGCTTCTACGAGCGCAACCACGTGCCGATCTTCGTCGGCCGGGCCCAGTTTGCCGACGCTCATACCGTCGAAGTTTGCGACGGCACGGGCAGCAAGCAGCGTCTCACGGCCAACGCGTTCGTCGTCGCGACGGGCTCGCGCCCTTATCGGCCGCCGGACGTCGACTTTGGGCATCCGCGCATCTTCGACAGCGACACGATCCTGGACCTGGATTTCACCCCGCAATCGATGACGATCTACGGTGCCGGCGTCGTCGGTTGCGAATATACCTCGATGTTCCGCAACCTGGGCATCAAGATTAACCTGATCAACACACGCTCGAAGCTGCTGGAATTCCTCGACGATGAAATCATCGACGCTATGGCGTATCACATGCGCGACCTGGGCGTGCTGATCCGCCATGACGAACAATACGAGCGGGTCGAGCCGCGCGACGACGGCGTGGTGCTGCACCTGAAGAGTGGCAAACAGCTGAAAACCGACATCCTGTTGTGGGCCAATGGTCGCACCGGCCAGGCTGCGGAGATGGGGCTTGAGGAAATCGGCATCCAGCCCAACCAGCGCGGCCAGTTGGAAGTGAACGGCAACTTTCAAACCGCGGTGCCGAATATTTATGCCGTCGGTGACGTGATTGGCTTTCCTTCGCTAGCGAGCGCCGCCTACGTGCAGGGGCGCTTCGCGTCAACGCACATTATCACGGGCCGCAGCGAATGCGCGTTGATCCGCGACATTCCCACGGGGATTTACACCAGTCCCGAGATCAGCTCGATCGGCCGTACCGAGCGCGAGCTCACGACCGACAAGGTTCCCTATGAGATCGGCCATTCGCTGTTCAAGCATCTCGCCCGGGCTCAGATCACGGGACGCCAGGTCGGAATGCTGAAGATTCTGTTTCACCGCGAGACGCTGCAGATTCTCGGCGTGCACTGCTTCGGCAGTAGCGCCTCGGAGATTATCCACATCGGTCAGGCCATCATGGCGCAGCCGGGCGAAGCGAACTCGCTCTTGTACTTCATCAATACCACGTTCAATTACCCCACGATGGCCGAAGCTTATCGCGTGGCGGCGTTGAACGGATACAACCGGCTGTTCTGA
- a CDS encoding PQQ-binding-like beta-propeller repeat protein encodes MTENVAAQFPEWHLRRRAVPIVAVLLMLAAWLALWTLPSEHLDRGMRTTSSFLAAVLAAVVVGVWYFGMAGVSRRTRAVTALALLILLIGFLGSLRRVEFSGDMQPTFDFRWQTSREAKLDSYLASEQKGENIVAVSTAVVQPSAEDSPCYRGANTAGIVVGPALARDWQKHPPRCLWRHPCGGGYASYAVIGDSAVTLEQRGPEEVVVCYDISTGRHRWKYAYPAMFSEKLGGDGPRATPAIHDRCVYSLGAAGDLVKLDFTTGELEWRVNILAENGSGNLEWGMSGSPLVVDGQVIVNPGAQQGTETSADVLGFDDADGRVVTRAGNARSSYSSPMLATLLGVPQLIIFDAAGLAGFDPAGGQSLWRVPWTSDFDINAAQPVVLDDRHIVITSQAGCALIEFALAEGHWIATQVWRNRQMKCSYANPVARDGFLYGLDEGILACLCLKTGKRAWKERAGQYGHGQLLLAGDLLLVLSEKGELALVEATPEAFRELGRIQAIDGKTWNNPVLVRGRALVRNHLEMACYELPLADAPE; translated from the coding sequence ATGACCGAAAACGTGGCCGCTCAATTTCCGGAGTGGCATTTGCGACGACGCGCCGTGCCGATCGTCGCGGTCTTGCTGATGTTGGCCGCCTGGCTCGCGCTGTGGACGCTTCCGTCCGAGCACCTCGACCGTGGCATGCGCACTACTTCCAGTTTTCTGGCGGCGGTGCTGGCGGCTGTCGTGGTTGGTGTTTGGTATTTCGGTATGGCGGGTGTCTCGCGGCGGACGCGCGCTGTCACGGCTCTTGCATTGCTGATACTTCTGATCGGATTCCTTGGCTCGCTGCGTCGCGTGGAATTCTCGGGCGACATGCAGCCGACGTTCGATTTCCGCTGGCAGACTTCGCGCGAAGCGAAGTTGGATTCGTATTTGGCGAGCGAGCAGAAGGGTGAGAATATCGTCGCTGTCTCCACGGCCGTCGTACAGCCAAGCGCCGAGGATTCTCCTTGCTATCGGGGCGCGAATACCGCAGGCATCGTTGTCGGGCCGGCCCTTGCTCGCGATTGGCAGAAGCATCCGCCGCGCTGCTTGTGGCGGCATCCCTGCGGCGGCGGTTACGCTTCGTACGCGGTCATCGGCGATTCGGCCGTGACGCTCGAACAGCGCGGCCCAGAAGAAGTCGTGGTGTGCTACGACATTTCTACCGGTCGCCATCGCTGGAAGTATGCCTACCCGGCAATGTTCAGCGAAAAGCTCGGGGGCGACGGCCCGCGCGCCACCCCCGCCATTCACGATCGTTGCGTCTACTCGCTGGGAGCGGCGGGCGATCTGGTGAAGCTGGATTTCACAACCGGCGAGCTCGAATGGCGCGTCAACATCCTGGCCGAAAACGGTTCGGGCAACCTGGAATGGGGAATGAGCGGTTCGCCACTGGTGGTGGATGGACAGGTGATCGTCAATCCGGGCGCACAGCAAGGAACTGAAACGAGCGCGGACGTATTGGGGTTCGACGACGCGGACGGTCGCGTCGTCACCCGCGCCGGCAACGCCCGTTCCAGCTATTCGTCGCCCATGCTGGCTACGCTTTTGGGCGTGCCGCAATTGATCATCTTCGACGCCGCCGGGCTCGCCGGCTTCGATCCTGCCGGCGGGCAATCGCTGTGGCGCGTCCCCTGGACAAGCGATTTTGATATCAATGCCGCGCAGCCCGTGGTGCTCGACGACCGGCATATCGTGATTACGTCGCAAGCCGGCTGCGCACTGATCGAGTTTGCCCTGGCCGAGGGGCATTGGATCGCCACGCAAGTCTGGCGCAATCGGCAGATGAAGTGTTCCTACGCGAATCCGGTCGCCCGCGACGGTTTTCTGTACGGGCTGGACGAAGGCATTCTCGCCTGCCTGTGCCTGAAGACCGGCAAACGCGCCTGGAAGGAGCGGGCCGGTCAGTACGGGCATGGCCAGTTGTTGCTGGCCGGTGACTTGTTGCTCGTGCTGAGCGAGAAAGGCGAGTTGGCCTTGGTCGAAGCCACGCCCGAAGCGTTTCGCGAGCTGGGTCGTATTCAGGCCATCGATGGCAAGACCTGGAACAATCCCGTGCTGGTGCGCGGCCGGGCCCTGGTTCGCAATCACCTGGAGATGGCCTGCTACGAACTGCCGCTGGCAGACGCCCCCGAGTAG
- a CDS encoding DUF1080 domain-containing protein — protein sequence MRFCLPLLMFGVFFATPFARAADNELTPAEKAAGWQLLFNGHDTTGWKCNTGTPVATKVEDGSLVPHKAGGYLIIYDKQFGDFILKCDVKMADADCNSGIFFRVGDPKNPVYTGFEVQVFNSNRTGFHDFGALYDLVRPTKNNIKPDDWNSVEIKAQGPLINVKVNGEEVSKINVDEWSEKGKRPDGSKHKFGVAIKDMPRVGYLGFQDHDHKCWYKNVKLLELKP from the coding sequence ATGCGTTTTTGCCTGCCGCTTCTCATGTTTGGCGTTTTTTTCGCCACGCCGTTTGCCCGCGCCGCCGACAATGAATTGACCCCCGCAGAAAAAGCCGCCGGCTGGCAACTGCTCTTCAACGGCCACGACACAACCGGCTGGAAGTGCAACACGGGCACTCCCGTGGCAACCAAGGTCGAGGACGGATCGCTCGTGCCCCACAAGGCCGGCGGCTACCTGATCATCTACGACAAGCAATTCGGCGATTTCATCCTCAAGTGTGACGTGAAGATGGCGGACGCCGATTGCAATTCGGGCATCTTCTTCCGCGTCGGCGATCCGAAGAATCCCGTTTATACAGGTTTCGAAGTGCAGGTCTTCAACAGTAATCGAACGGGCTTCCACGATTTTGGCGCGCTGTACGACCTGGTCCGGCCGACGAAGAACAACATCAAGCCCGACGATTGGAACTCGGTCGAGATCAAGGCGCAAGGCCCCTTGATCAACGTCAAGGTGAACGGCGAAGAGGTCTCGAAGATCAACGTCGACGAGTGGAGCGAAAAAGGTAAGCGGCCCGATGGCTCGAAGCACAAGTTCGGCGTGGCGATTAAAGATATGCCGCGGGTCGGCTATCTCGGCTTTCAGGATCACGACCACAAATGCTGGTACAAGAACGTGAAGCTGCTGGAGCTGAAACCGTAG
- a CDS encoding DUF1080 domain-containing protein: MHRLLKILVAIVALLPRGASAADGYTMSLFNGHDLSGWHVTRCEAGVENGALVLQAGNGFVRTDHRYRDFILELDWKARNAEKWDSGIYIRSELPGETGRAWPTRYQINLAQGLEGNIKDLPGAASTGLVKPGEWNHFKITVIGKNADLAINGQPAWHTDKVAAADGYIGLQCEVPSGGQFEFRNLQITELGYHALLGESDLRGADGYGWEAGTGDASKTWKLADGVLECTGERGPWLRSLKQYGDFNLRLEYKLQPGGNSGVYVRVPHDGAHRELEPGETHKTGVEVQLLDDAAERYAKIEPGQFAASIYKAAPATRHVSKPAGQWNTLEIDCQGDAYRVTHNGVVVVDTDSKKSPELATRELRGYLGLQDHHEPVWFRNIRIVER, translated from the coding sequence ATGCATCGCCTGTTGAAAATCCTGGTCGCGATCGTCGCCCTGCTGCCACGGGGAGCGAGCGCGGCCGATGGCTATACGATGTCGCTTTTCAACGGTCACGACCTCTCAGGCTGGCACGTCACGCGCTGCGAGGCCGGGGTCGAAAACGGTGCCCTCGTGCTCCAGGCGGGCAATGGCTTTGTGCGCACCGATCATCGTTACCGCGATTTCATCCTCGAACTCGACTGGAAAGCGCGCAACGCCGAGAAGTGGGATTCCGGCATCTACATCCGCTCGGAACTGCCCGGCGAGACGGGGCGCGCCTGGCCGACGCGCTACCAAATCAATCTCGCGCAAGGGCTCGAAGGGAATATCAAGGATCTGCCCGGCGCCGCAAGCACGGGCCTGGTCAAGCCTGGCGAGTGGAACCATTTCAAGATAACCGTCATCGGCAAGAACGCCGACCTCGCGATCAACGGCCAGCCGGCCTGGCACACCGATAAGGTCGCGGCCGCCGACGGATACATCGGCCTGCAATGCGAAGTTCCCTCGGGCGGGCAGTTCGAATTTCGCAATCTGCAAATCACCGAGCTGGGTTACCACGCGCTGTTGGGCGAGAGTGACTTGCGCGGCGCCGACGGCTACGGTTGGGAGGCCGGAACCGGCGACGCTTCGAAAACCTGGAAGCTGGCAGACGGTGTTCTGGAATGCACGGGCGAGCGCGGACCTTGGCTGCGCAGCCTGAAGCAATACGGTGATTTCAATCTCCGCCTCGAATACAAGCTGCAGCCGGGTGGCAACTCGGGCGTGTACGTCCGCGTGCCGCACGACGGCGCCCACCGTGAGCTCGAGCCGGGCGAAACACACAAAACCGGCGTCGAAGTACAACTGCTCGACGACGCGGCCGAGCGCTACGCCAAGATCGAGCCGGGCCAGTTCGCCGCCAGCATTTACAAAGCGGCGCCGGCGACCAGGCATGTGAGCAAGCCGGCCGGCCAGTGGAACACGCTGGAAATTGATTGCCAGGGGGACGCCTACCGGGTCACCCACAACGGCGTGGTGGTCGTCGATACCGACAGCAAGAAATCGCCCGAGTTGGCCACCCGCGAGCTACGCGGCTACCTGGGCCTGCAAGACCATCACGAGCCGGTCTGGTTCCGCAATATTCGCATCGTGGAGCGGTAG